GCGTCGCGGGGGCCGACTATGTGATCGCGGCCTCGACGGCCGCCGACACCCTGCTCGCGGCGGGGCTCGACCCCGATCTGATGGTTACGGACGTCGATAAGAACCCCGAGACGGCCCGCCGGTTGACTCGACTGGGGACGCCGGTGGCCGTTCACGCCCACGGGGACAACCTCGGGCTGGTCGAGCGATGGGTGCCCCGGTTGGGAGCCGAGAGCGTCCTCCCGACGACCCAGGCCGCCCCGCGCGGTCCCGTTCGGAACTTCGGCGGGTTCACCGACGGCGATCGGGGGGCCTTCCTTGCGGATCACTTCGGCGCCTCCGAACTCCTGTTTCCGGGGTGGGATTTCGAGGACCCCTCGGTCGGGGCGACGAAAGCCCGTAAGCTCCGGTGGGCCGAACGCCTGCTCTACTGGCTCGAAACCCGACGTGGGGAGCGGTTCGGCGTCCTCGACGGGCGGCGCGACGGGATCGAGCCGGTGGTGTAGTCCTAGGGAACGAGCACGACCTTGCCGCTGCTCTGGCGGTTCTCGATGTACGCGTGGGCGTCGGCCGCCTCCTCCAGAGCGAACGTCTCGCCGACGACGACCGATAGCTCGCCCGACGCGAAGCCCTCGGTCAGGTCCTCGACGGCCGAGAACACCCGTTCGGGCGCCTGTTGGCTCGCTTTCCCGAGATGGTAGCCGATCACCGAGTTGTTCCCGAAGAAGAGCCGGGGCGTCTCCACCCGACCGGGTTCGCCGCTCGCCACGCCGTACGTGACGATCCGGCCGAAGGGCGCGAGCGACTCGACGCTCCGCTCGAAGCTCCGGCCGCCGACCCCGTCGAGGACGAGGTCCAGTCCCTCCGCCGTGATCTCCCTTACCGCCGCCGGGAGGTCGGCCTCGGTGTAGTTGATCGGGTGCTCACAGCTCAGATCGCTCGCCAGATCGAGTTTCTCCTGTGTGCTCGCGGTGCCGAAGACCTCCGCGCCCGCCCGCGAGGCGAGTTGGACGGCGGCGGTTCCGACCCCGCCGGCAGCGGCGTGGATCAACACCCGCTCGCCCTCCTTCAGGCCGCCCCACTCGAACAGGCAGTTGTGGGCGGTGAGATACTGGACGGGAAAGCCGGCGGCCTCCTCGAAGTCCATTCCCTCGGGGATAGGAAACAGCGCCTCGACGTCGGCGACGGCGTACTCCGCGTAGCCGCCCCGCCCGATCAGCCCGACCACGCGATCGCCCTCCGAGAGGTCGGTTCCCCCGGCGTCGCTGACGATGCCAGCGACCTCCATGCCTGGCGTGAACGGGGGCTGGGGACCGCCGGGGTACTCCCCGCGTCGCTGCATGACGTCCGCGAAGTTGATCCCGGCCGCACGCACTTCGAGTTCGACCTCCCCCTCGCCGGGGTCGGGCCGGTCGATCTCGCTCGTTTCGAGCGCGTCGCTGTCGCCGAACTCCGAGACGGTGATCGCATTCACGTCACCCGGTTGGGTCGCTAGGGCCATAAAACGGGGCCAGAGCTATGCGCCGCGGCGTCGTGTCCTCGCCATGGCAGATCACCGCCTCGGGTTTCGATCCTTCGACGAGGAGACCGATTCCCTATCGCTCGAGGTCATGGGGGAGCTTCCCGACTGGCTCTCGGGGACGCTCTATCGGAACGGACCCGGCCGCTTCGAGGTCGGGGATCGGACGCTGACCCACTGGTTCGACGGGTTCGCGCTGCTGCGGCGCTTTGCGTTCCGCGATGGGGGGGTCGAGTACTCGAGTCGGTTCCTCGACAGCGACGCCTACCGGGCAACACAGGACGGCGAGCTTCGCTACGGGGAGTTCGGCACGGTCCCTTCGCGGTCGCTGTTTGATCGGTTCCGAACCCTCTTTGGCGGCGCCCAGACCGACAACGCCTCGATCACGGTCCGCCACCGCGCGGGCGAACACCGTGCGGTGACCGAGACGGCCCGCGAGGTCGCCTTCGATCCCGCGGACCTCTCGACACTCGGTCACCGGACAGGAGCGGTCGGGGCGACCGGCACTATCGCCCACGACCACTACGACGGCGTTCAGGAGGAGTGGGTCGGCCTCGGGACGCGCCTCGGTCGCAGATCGGGCTACGTCCTCTATCGCGACCCCGACGACGGCGCCGTCGAGGAGATCGTCCGCATCGAGCGCGCCGAACCCGCCTACGTCCACAGCTTCGCGCTGACGGATCACTACGCCGTCCTCACCGAACACCCGCTCAGGACCGCCCCGCGGCGCCTGCTCGCGGACCGACCCTACGCCGAGAGCTTCCGGTGGTATCCCGGGCGCGAGACCCGGTTTCTCGTCGTCGACCGTCGCGACGGCGAAGTGGTCGCCGAACCCGGCGTTTCGCCGTTTTTCACCTTCCACCACGTCGACGCCTTCGAGCGGGGCGAGGAGCTCTTCGTGGATCTGATCGCCTACGAGGACCACTCGATCGTCCCCGCGCTCTCGCTCTCGAACCTCCGGTCGCGGGAACCCGACGTCCCGGCCGGCGAACTCAGGCGGTATCGGATCGACCTCGAAACCGGGCGTGCGGAGGGACGGCCCATCGTCGAGGGCGGGATCGAGTTCCCCACGATCCACTACGCCGAGGCGAACCTCCACCCCTACCGCTTTTGCTACGGCGTCGGATCGGAGACGGCGTTCAACGACCGCCTCCGGAAGGTCGACGTCGAACACGGAACCGACCGGGTCTGGGAATCGGAGGGGATCCACCCGGGCGAAGCGCTGTTCGTCCCCCGACCCGACGGGGAGCGCGAGGACGACGGCGTCCTGCTCTCGGTCGCGCTCGACGTCGCGGAGGAGCGTTCCTGTGTGCTCGTCCTCGATGCGACCGAGTTCGAGGAACTCGCCCGCGCGTACCTCCCCCACGTGCTCCCGTTCGACTTCCACGGCACCTTCGACGCGGACGGCGAGGAGCCGGTTCCGTCGATGAGTTAGGGCGCGAGCGTGTCGATCGTCGCTTCGATCTCGTCCTCACTCGCCCCGCGGGGAAAGCTCACTGCGACGGCGTCGAGCCCCTCGACGGCCTCGAAGCGCTCGATCGTCTCGCGGGCCTCCTCGGGCGTGCCCGCTGCACAGAGGTCGTCGAGCAACTCGTCGGGGATCGCCGCCAACGCCGCCTCGCGATCGCCGCTGCCCCACGCCGAGGCGACGGCGTTCGCTTCCTCCTCGTAGCCCTGGCGGGCCAGCGACTCGCGGTAGTAGGTGCCCATCCCGCCGACGTAGAAGGCGGTGTGCTGGCGAGCGAGTTCGCGAGCGCGCTCGCGGTCCGCTAGGGCACAGCAGGTCAGCGAGAGGGTCGTCCGTAGCTCGGCAGGATCTCGATCCCCTAGTTCCGCACCCCGTTCGAGGTCGGCGAGCCGGTCCCGGATGCCGTCGGGCGTGAAGACGACGGCGTGCCACCCGTCCCCGAACCGACCGGCGAGTTCGACCGACTTCGGGCCGAGCCCGGCGACGTCGATTCCGGGCGCGGTTTCGGGGGGGTCGCTCCGGAGTCGGAACCCCGAGAGTCCGAATATCTCGCCGTCGTACTCGACGCGCTCGCCGGAGAGTACTCGCCGGACGATCTCGACGGTCTCGCGGGTCCGCTTGAGTGGCCGCTCGAAGGACTCGCCGTGCCAGCCTTCGATCACGGCGGGGCCGCTCGGGCCGATCCCGAGGCGGAATCGCCCCTCGCTCACCTCTTGGAGGGTCGCGGCAGTCTGACCGATCAGCGCCGGCGAGCGCGAGTAAACGGGAAGGATACTCGCACCCAACCCGACCGAGTCGGTGCGCTCGGCGATGACCGCGAGCACGGTCGCGGCGTCCCGGCCCCACGTCTCGGGAAGCCAGACCCGGTCGTAGCCCGTTCGCTCGGCCCGCCGCGCGTCGGCGACCAGCGAGTCGACCCCCGATTGGGCGGCCACGGGCAGGTGGACGTCCCGGGCCGTCATTCGAAACTCACCGAGAGTTGTGCGTGCATACTCCCGGGAGGAGGGCGGCTCACTAAAAGAGCGGGGTCATTCGATCGAGACGAGGTCCTCGACGTCGGGGATCTCGGCGCTCGTCGTCGAGAGCTGTTCCATACGTTGCAGGTGTTTTTCGGCGGCATAGGCGGTCAGTTCCTCCTCGCCGAGTCCGGCGCCGTTCTCGCTTGCGGCCGCGGTCGCGGCGACCTCCTGGGTGAGGGGCAACAGTCCGTTGACGGTCCCGTGGATCACGTCGATCGAAACCCCCTGCCGTTCGACGAGTTCCTTGAGTTTGGCCATGCCGAAGCCGACGTGTCTGCCCTCGTCGCCGCGGATCTCGGTGAACCCGTCGACCAGCCCCGGCAACAGCGGGAGCTCGGGAATCTCGCCGCTGTAACTGGTCTGGACGGCATAGTAGCCCGTCTGGGCTATGACCCCTTCGATGGTCAGGTGGTAGTGACAGAGCGCCCGGGCGCGGTTTTCGGGCGTGTCCTCTTTGAGGACCCGATCCATCGCGCGCTCGTTTCGCTCGAACAGGTCGTGATAGGCCTCGAAGAACCACCGGTCATCGAGCGGCGAGGTCCGTTCGAGTCCGCGGTCCTCCTCGGCGGGATGGATCACCGCCCGCCAGTATCGATCGAAGAAATCAGCGTGTTTTGCCTCCTCGTAGAGCTGGGTCGTGACGAACATCTGGTCCTCGATCCCCTCCAGAACCACCGCCAGTGGCGCGAGGTCCTCCGTGACCGCGGCCTCGCCCGCCCCGAACAGCGCGAGCGTCCGCCGGAGGTCCGTAAACGTCGCTCCGTCGAGCTGAGAGAGCCGCTCGCGATCCACACTCAGATCGATCTCGGCGGGATCCCAGTGGCGCTCGACGGCGTTGCGATAGTATCGATACGTCCGTCGGCCCCGGTTCAGAGCAGTGTCTCCTCCCGCGGTTCGATTCATATACCCACCTAGTTCATTTTGAATAAAAGGGTATTGCATGCGGAGTTGACTTTTTACCGTTGGATACCCATCGTCCGGCATGTCCGTTCGGCTGTACCAACTCGACGGCTGTCCGTACTGTGAGAAGGTCGCTGATCGTCTCGACGAACTGGGCGTCGAGTACGAGAGCGAGTGGGTGGAGGCGCTTCACTCGAGGCGAAACGAGGTCAAACGGGTCTCCGGTCAGCGCGGCGTTCCGGTGCTGGTCGACGAGGAGTACGGGATCACGATGCCCGAGTCCGAGCGGATCCTCGAGTTCGTCGATCGAACCTACGCGTGAGACGACCACGACCGCTCACAGCGGGCTCGGGGCAACCGTCGTGCCGGGGGTCGGAGTGGCCTTCTGGAGGGCTGTTTCGGCGATGTTCACGCCGTAATCGCCGATCCGCGACAGCGAGTCGACGATCAGCCCCAGCTGTTGAGCGTCGGCGGGGTCGACGGTTCTAAGCCGTTCGTCGATCGTCCGCGTCCGCTCGTCCAGTTCCGTCGCCCGCGCGAGCGTCGTCGTCGCGAGTTCGGTCGCTCGCTCGTGGTCCTCGACGAGAAACGCGTCCATCGCGTCCTCGACGATGGCCCGCGACTCGCTCTCAAGGCCCGAGAGTGGCTCGCGGACGTTTTCGGGGAGGGACTCGATGTCGTCGCCGTGGCGTGCGATCTTGACGGCGTGATCGGCGATGCGTTCGATCTGTCTGGCACAGGTCCGGTAGTCGAAACAGGTCTCCCGACCGAGGTTGATCGCGGCAGCAGAGCGCGGATCGCGCAACACGGATCGGAACAGCCGCGAGGTCACGTACCAGAGCCTATCGACGTCGTCGTCCCGGTCGGCGATCCCGGGCGCGTAGTCGGGGCCGTCCTCGAACAACCCGTCGACAGCGTCCTCGAGCATCGACAGCGAGAGCAGGCGCATCTGCATCACGGTGTCATGAAGCGACAGCTCCGAAGAATCGAGCAAGTCCTGCAGGACGATCCGGTCGGTCGTTTCGGTGCTGACCTCGAATCCGACGAGCGAAGTCGCGGTTCGTCGAACCGCACGGCGTTGCTCGCCCGAGATCTGCTCGGCTTTCACGTCCACCTCATCGAAACCGTTGATGTACAGGGTGACGATGCGACTCTCGAGTTCCTGGGGCGCCATCCCCTCGATCGAGAGCGTGACACCCGTCGTACTCGCCCCGTCGACGGGTGTCGCGACCAGCGTCTCGCCCTCGGGGTAGAAGGTCAGTTCGCTTCCCGCTTCGATCCCCGTCTCCGTCGCCCACTCCTTCGGCAGGGAGACGGTGAAGGTCGACCCGCCCGTGATCTGAACCTTGCGAACCTCCATACCCCTTCGTTCGACCGTCAGTACATAAGCTCTTCCATAAATATATAGTATTCGTGGATGGTGGACGATTCAAGCGGTTTTCCCCAACCGACTACACGATCGATGGGCTCTATCGAAGTCCCCCACTACGACTGATCTCCCGAGCCACCCGAAATAACCCGATAGAGGTCCTTTAGATACCACATAATATCCGAGGCACGAACGGTCCCTTTCGAGCGTCCCGAACGAATACTAATCTGTATAGAGATATAGATATACGGACTACTATATATCTCTATTAGAAGGGTACTTC
The DNA window shown above is from Halalkalicoccus jeotgali B3 and carries:
- a CDS encoding quinone oxidoreductase family protein, with translation MNAITVSEFGDSDALETSEIDRPDPGEGEVELEVRAAGINFADVMQRRGEYPGGPQPPFTPGMEVAGIVSDAGGTDLSEGDRVVGLIGRGGYAEYAVADVEALFPIPEGMDFEEAAGFPVQYLTAHNCLFEWGGLKEGERVLIHAAAGGVGTAAVQLASRAGAEVFGTASTQEKLDLASDLSCEHPINYTEADLPAAVREITAEGLDLVLDGVGGRSFERSVESLAPFGRIVTYGVASGEPGRVETPRLFFGNNSVIGYHLGKASQQAPERVFSAVEDLTEGFASGELSVVVGETFALEEAADAHAYIENRQSSGKVVLVP
- a CDS encoding glutaredoxin family protein — protein: MSVRLYQLDGCPYCEKVADRLDELGVEYESEWVEALHSRRNEVKRVSGQRGVPVLVDEEYGITMPESERILEFVDRTYA
- a CDS encoding TIGR04024 family LLM class F420-dependent oxidoreductase; this encodes MTARDVHLPVAAQSGVDSLVADARRAERTGYDRVWLPETWGRDAATVLAVIAERTDSVGLGASILPVYSRSPALIGQTAATLQEVSEGRFRLGIGPSGPAVIEGWHGESFERPLKRTRETVEIVRRVLSGERVEYDGEIFGLSGFRLRSDPPETAPGIDVAGLGPKSVELAGRFGDGWHAVVFTPDGIRDRLADLERGAELGDRDPAELRTTLSLTCCALADRERARELARQHTAFYVGGMGTYYRESLARQGYEEEANAVASAWGSGDREAALAAIPDELLDDLCAAGTPEEARETIERFEAVEGLDAVAVSFPRGASEDEIEATIDTLAP
- a CDS encoding phosphate uptake regulator PhoU, yielding MEVRKVQITGGSTFTVSLPKEWATETGIEAGSELTFYPEGETLVATPVDGASTTGVTLSIEGMAPQELESRIVTLYINGFDEVDVKAEQISGEQRRAVRRTATSLVGFEVSTETTDRIVLQDLLDSSELSLHDTVMQMRLLSLSMLEDAVDGLFEDGPDYAPGIADRDDDVDRLWYVTSRLFRSVLRDPRSAAAINLGRETCFDYRTCARQIERIADHAVKIARHGDDIESLPENVREPLSGLESESRAIVEDAMDAFLVEDHERATELATTTLARATELDERTRTIDERLRTVDPADAQQLGLIVDSLSRIGDYGVNIAETALQKATPTPGTTVAPSPL
- a CDS encoding carotenoid oxygenase family protein, which gives rise to MADHRLGFRSFDEETDSLSLEVMGELPDWLSGTLYRNGPGRFEVGDRTLTHWFDGFALLRRFAFRDGGVEYSSRFLDSDAYRATQDGELRYGEFGTVPSRSLFDRFRTLFGGAQTDNASITVRHRAGEHRAVTETAREVAFDPADLSTLGHRTGAVGATGTIAHDHYDGVQEEWVGLGTRLGRRSGYVLYRDPDDGAVEEIVRIERAEPAYVHSFALTDHYAVLTEHPLRTAPRRLLADRPYAESFRWYPGRETRFLVVDRRDGEVVAEPGVSPFFTFHHVDAFERGEELFVDLIAYEDHSIVPALSLSNLRSREPDVPAGELRRYRIDLETGRAEGRPIVEGGIEFPTIHYAEANLHPYRFCYGVGSETAFNDRLRKVDVEHGTDRVWESEGIHPGEALFVPRPDGEREDDGVLLSVALDVAEERSCVLVLDATEFEELARAYLPHVLPFDFHGTFDADGEEPVPSMS
- a CDS encoding 6-hydroxymethylpterin diphosphokinase MptE-like protein; translated protein: MNFETWEPIYESIITDFGFDRREDERARDALARLVEPFDERRLAALGDATVAVAGAGPSLPDDLDRVAGADYVIAASTAADTLLAAGLDPDLMVTDVDKNPETARRLTRLGTPVAVHAHGDNLGLVERWVPRLGAESVLPTTQAAPRGPVRNFGGFTDGDRGAFLADHFGASELLFPGWDFEDPSVGATKARKLRWAERLLYWLETRRGERFGVLDGRRDGIEPVV
- a CDS encoding ribonucleotide-diphosphate reductase subunit beta: MNRTAGGDTALNRGRRTYRYYRNAVERHWDPAEIDLSVDRERLSQLDGATFTDLRRTLALFGAGEAAVTEDLAPLAVVLEGIEDQMFVTTQLYEEAKHADFFDRYWRAVIHPAEEDRGLERTSPLDDRWFFEAYHDLFERNERAMDRVLKEDTPENRARALCHYHLTIEGVIAQTGYYAVQTSYSGEIPELPLLPGLVDGFTEIRGDEGRHVGFGMAKLKELVERQGVSIDVIHGTVNGLLPLTQEVAATAAASENGAGLGEEELTAYAAEKHLQRMEQLSTTSAEIPDVEDLVSIE